One region of Mycobacterium riyadhense genomic DNA includes:
- a CDS encoding MFS transporter has product MSVLHYPTNPKPTVLQWNPQVTTSRRMLMLSLATTGFAINFWAWALLSPLGPLFKDSLGVSSLEQALLVAVPVVVGSLGRIPVGALTDRFGGRVMFPAISAITIVPVLFLGFTGRATLAGLLIGGFFLGLAGTAFAVGVPVVNAWFPPERRGLAIGIFGVGMGGTAISALTTVRLVDTSGVATPFVVTAVVLAVYAFVAIALLRDAPGRTVPTEPLSRRLLDTVKLPATWQAAALYAVAFGGYVAFSVYLPAYLRTAYGLAQADAANRMAGFVLLAVLMRPVGGWLSDRRGPSHVMAVAMAVVAVGAAVQAFTPPLLPLGTIAFLSMAAVLGAGSGAVFALVALLAPANKVGAVTGVVGAAGGLGGFVPPLVMGTVYGITGSYGLGLAALAVVAAATLIFSATIVRRSVRDK; this is encoded by the coding sequence ATGTCTGTGCTGCACTACCCGACGAATCCGAAACCGACAGTGTTGCAATGGAACCCGCAGGTGACGACTAGCCGGCGCATGCTAATGCTGAGCCTGGCGACCACAGGCTTTGCCATCAACTTCTGGGCATGGGCGCTGCTGAGCCCGCTCGGCCCCCTGTTCAAGGATTCGCTGGGGGTGAGCTCGCTTGAGCAGGCGTTGCTGGTCGCGGTTCCGGTCGTGGTGGGCTCGCTGGGCCGGATCCCCGTGGGAGCGTTGACCGACCGGTTCGGCGGGCGGGTGATGTTTCCCGCCATCTCGGCGATCACCATCGTGCCGGTGCTGTTCCTGGGGTTCACCGGCCGCGCGACGCTGGCCGGGCTGCTGATCGGCGGATTCTTCCTGGGGCTGGCTGGCACCGCGTTCGCCGTCGGGGTGCCCGTCGTGAACGCCTGGTTCCCCCCGGAGCGCCGGGGCCTGGCGATCGGGATCTTCGGCGTAGGCATGGGCGGGACCGCGATCAGTGCACTGACCACGGTACGGCTGGTGGACACATCCGGGGTGGCGACGCCGTTCGTGGTGACCGCGGTTGTGTTGGCGGTCTACGCGTTCGTCGCTATCGCGCTTCTCCGGGATGCTCCGGGCAGGACGGTGCCGACCGAACCGCTATCCCGACGCCTGCTGGACACCGTCAAGCTCCCGGCGACCTGGCAGGCGGCGGCGCTCTACGCGGTCGCCTTCGGCGGCTATGTGGCGTTTTCGGTCTACCTGCCCGCGTACCTGAGGACCGCCTACGGGCTGGCTCAGGCCGATGCCGCCAACCGGATGGCCGGGTTCGTCCTCCTCGCCGTTCTGATGCGACCGGTCGGCGGCTGGTTGTCGGACCGGCGCGGACCCTCGCACGTAATGGCCGTGGCGATGGCCGTCGTCGCCGTCGGCGCCGCGGTGCAGGCGTTCACGCCCCCGCTGCTGCCGCTGGGCACGATCGCGTTCCTATCCATGGCCGCCGTGCTCGGCGCGGGCAGCGGTGCGGTGTTCGCTCTGGTCGCGTTGCTCGCCCCGGCTAACAAGGTCGGCGCCGTCACCGGGGTGGTCGGCGCCGCCGGTGGCCTGGGCGGGTTCGTCCCGCCACTGGTGATGGGCACCGTCTACGGAATTACCGGGAGCTACGGGCTCGGGTTGGCCGCGCTGGCCGTCGTCGCCGCCGCCACCCTGATCTTCAGCGCGACCATCGTGCGCCGTTCGGTGCGCGACAAGTAG
- a CDS encoding tellurite resistance/C4-dicarboxylate transporter family protein yields the protein MTWTHPWVSERASGARSVSRTRTAPFPPTGAREAVRTLHPGYFALVMATGIVSIAMHDHRLYALSDVLLWLAGTAYFAVVTVSMVRIIAFRKEFAADLADPRRGFGMFTFVAATDVLGTRLAIALHHRAAIALLAVGVLAWLILGYLVPWTAALGHTRRPILQSANGTWFIWVVATQSVAVLAAVLQPELDSGRRELALVAVFSWSVGVFLYAIVAILVVARLLLYPLRPADLTPPYWVAMGATAITVLAGARIAEMADAPMVLATRGLIAGASVLFWAFGSWLIPPLIAGSIWRHGVHRVPLRYEATLWSVVFPLGMYGVGAHYLGQADQLPIVEEIGDLESWIALAVWTITFLAMLHHLAVTLRPTAGDPTTRDVGPEARRPSPLSALPRIDTPSVCARRRGGNT from the coding sequence ATGACCTGGACGCATCCGTGGGTAAGTGAACGCGCAAGTGGCGCAAGATCTGTGTCCCGTACGCGCACCGCACCGTTCCCGCCGACCGGTGCCCGCGAGGCCGTACGCACCCTCCACCCCGGCTATTTCGCACTCGTCATGGCGACCGGCATCGTTTCGATCGCGATGCACGACCACCGCTTGTACGCGCTCTCCGATGTCCTGCTGTGGCTGGCCGGCACCGCCTACTTCGCCGTGGTCACCGTGAGCATGGTGCGAATCATCGCCTTCCGCAAAGAATTCGCCGCCGACCTGGCCGATCCGCGCCGCGGGTTCGGCATGTTCACGTTTGTCGCCGCAACAGACGTACTTGGCACCCGATTGGCCATCGCCCTCCATCACCGGGCCGCGATCGCGTTGCTCGCCGTCGGAGTGCTCGCCTGGCTCATCCTCGGCTACCTCGTGCCCTGGACCGCCGCGCTGGGCCACACGCGCCGGCCGATCCTGCAGAGTGCCAACGGCACCTGGTTTATCTGGGTGGTGGCTACCCAGTCCGTCGCGGTGCTGGCCGCCGTGCTGCAACCCGAACTTGACTCGGGCCGCCGGGAATTGGCGCTGGTCGCCGTGTTCTCCTGGTCGGTCGGCGTGTTCCTCTACGCCATTGTGGCCATCCTCGTCGTGGCCCGCCTCTTGCTCTACCCGCTGCGGCCCGCAGATCTCACCCCGCCGTACTGGGTGGCCATGGGTGCCACCGCGATCACCGTCCTCGCGGGTGCCCGTATCGCCGAAATGGCCGATGCGCCAATGGTCCTGGCCACCCGGGGACTCATCGCGGGTGCATCGGTGCTGTTCTGGGCATTCGGTAGCTGGCTGATCCCGCCGCTCATCGCCGGCAGTATTTGGCGGCACGGGGTCCATCGCGTCCCGCTGCGCTACGAGGCAACGCTGTGGAGCGTCGTGTTCCCCCTCGGCATGTACGGGGTGGGCGCACACTACCTCGGTCAAGCCGATCAACTGCCGATCGTCGAAGAGATCGGCGACTTAGAGAGCTGGATCGCATTGGCGGTGTGGACCATCACTTTCCTCGCCATGCTGCATCACCTGGCCGTCACCCTGCGCCCCACGGCCGGTGATCCAACGACTAGGGACGTTGGTCCCGAGGCGCGGAGGCCATCGCCCCTATCGGCGTTGCCCAGGATTGACACACCATCGGTGTGTGCCCGCCGCCGGGGCGGGAACACCTGA
- a CDS encoding Hsp20/alpha crystallin family protein gives MMNTLSAHRPHRSFLPHLSELFTGLPSWAEVTSAFDGRLIPLEDEVQDGHYVVRAELPGIDPGKDVDITLRDGQLTIKAERTETKESKGRSEFRYGSFVRSVTLPAGAKEDDIKATYDKGILTVSVAVSDEAAPTEKHIAVQAAN, from the coding sequence ATCATGAACACTCTTTCAGCGCACCGGCCCCACCGATCGTTCCTTCCCCACCTATCGGAACTGTTCACCGGGCTTCCGTCGTGGGCGGAGGTGACCTCGGCGTTCGACGGCCGTCTGATTCCACTCGAGGACGAAGTGCAAGACGGCCACTACGTGGTGCGCGCCGAACTACCCGGCATCGATCCAGGCAAGGACGTCGACATCACCCTTCGCGACGGACAGTTGACGATCAAGGCCGAGCGCACCGAAACGAAGGAATCCAAGGGCCGGTCGGAGTTTCGATACGGCTCGTTCGTTCGCTCGGTCACCCTACCGGCGGGAGCCAAGGAGGACGACATCAAAGCCACGTATGACAAAGGGATCCTGACCGTGTCGGTGGCTGTCTCCGACGAAGCTGCCCCGACTGAAAAGCACATCGCGGTGCAAGCCGCCAATTGA
- a CDS encoding RtcB family protein, which yields MKIVQETPYRFRIAQEGSMRVPGIVFASESILPDQPGDMALTQVANVAALPGIVGASYAMPDVHWGYGFPIGGVAATDIDAGGVVSPGGVGFDISCGVRLLVCRDLDRDRLRPRIRAVLDDLDRAIPRGVGSGGVWRLPNRVALQAVLIGGARFAVEQGHGVARDLERCEDGGALEGADTATISDRAVERGLGQIGSLGSGNHFLEVQAVDRIYDRDAAAQMGLADGAVCVMIHTGSRGLGHQICTDHVQKMEKAMSRYNIAVPDRQLACAPVRSPEGQAYLAAMSAAANYGRANRQLLTEATRRVFEAHTGASLDLLYDVSHNLAKIEAHPVDGRSRTLCVHRKGATRSLPPHHPELPAALAEVGQPVLIPGTMGTASYVLAGVPDNPAFYSTAHGAGRLQSRHLAARHTSGAALRGILERRGILVRGSSTRGLAEEKPEAYKDIDAVVEVSHHAGLADKVARLVPLGVVKG from the coding sequence ATGAAGATTGTCCAGGAGACTCCATATCGATTCCGGATAGCGCAAGAAGGCAGCATGCGAGTGCCCGGGATCGTGTTCGCGTCGGAATCGATCCTGCCGGACCAACCCGGCGATATGGCGCTGACTCAGGTCGCCAATGTCGCCGCGCTGCCCGGAATCGTCGGAGCCTCGTACGCGATGCCCGACGTGCACTGGGGATACGGCTTTCCGATTGGCGGCGTGGCAGCAACCGACATCGATGCCGGTGGGGTCGTCTCACCCGGCGGGGTGGGCTTTGACATTTCGTGCGGTGTGCGTCTGCTGGTGTGCCGAGATCTGGACCGAGATCGGCTGCGGCCGCGGATCCGCGCAGTACTGGATGATCTTGACCGTGCAATACCGCGTGGCGTGGGCTCTGGAGGTGTGTGGCGGTTGCCGAACCGCGTTGCGCTGCAAGCCGTGCTGATCGGCGGCGCCCGGTTCGCCGTGGAGCAAGGCCACGGCGTGGCGCGGGATTTGGAGCGCTGCGAGGACGGCGGCGCGCTGGAGGGTGCCGACACCGCCACGATCAGCGACCGGGCCGTCGAACGCGGGCTCGGGCAGATCGGCAGCCTAGGATCGGGCAACCATTTCCTGGAGGTCCAAGCCGTGGACCGCATCTACGACAGGGACGCGGCCGCCCAGATGGGCCTGGCCGACGGCGCCGTCTGTGTGATGATCCATACCGGCTCGCGCGGCCTGGGGCACCAGATCTGCACCGACCACGTCCAGAAGATGGAAAAAGCCATGAGCCGCTACAACATTGCGGTGCCCGATCGCCAGCTTGCCTGCGCGCCCGTCCGATCTCCCGAGGGCCAGGCGTATCTGGCAGCGATGTCCGCGGCGGCGAACTACGGACGCGCCAATCGCCAACTACTGACCGAGGCAACGCGCCGCGTGTTCGAAGCCCACACCGGCGCATCGCTGGATCTCTTGTACGACGTGTCACACAACCTCGCCAAGATCGAGGCACATCCTGTCGACGGCCGGTCGCGTACCTTGTGCGTACATCGGAAGGGCGCAACCCGCTCGCTGCCGCCGCACCACCCCGAGCTACCGGCCGCCCTCGCGGAAGTCGGTCAACCCGTGCTGATCCCGGGCACGATGGGCACCGCCTCCTACGTGCTCGCGGGAGTCCCCGACAACCCGGCGTTCTATTCCACCGCTCACGGCGCCGGCCGGTTGCAGAGCCGCCACCTGGCCGCGCGCCATACCAGCGGCGCGGCACTTCGCGGCATCCTCGAGCGACGCGGGATCCTTGTCCGCGGCAGCTCCACGCGGGGGCTCGCTGAGGAAAAGCCGGAGGCGTACAAGGACATTGACGCCGTCGTTGAGGTCAGCCACCACGCCGGGCTCGCCGATAAGGTCGCCCGGCTCGTCCCGCTGGGAGTGGTGAAAGGTTGA
- a CDS encoding archease — translation MANTASGHRTVPQTADLRIEAWAPTRDSCIRQAVLGAVESFLDMSSARPQRTRGCRLAADRDDDLLVAVLDEVIYLLDTACEAPVDVELQDFDNGVEVCFAMADAGTLPQVGAVPKAVSLNDLCLTSGQDGWRCSVTLDV, via the coding sequence ATGGCGAACACGGCGTCCGGACATCGAACGGTTCCGCAAACGGCGGATCTGAGGATCGAAGCGTGGGCGCCTACCCGCGACAGCTGCATCAGGCAGGCGGTACTTGGCGCCGTCGAAAGCTTCCTAGACATGTCCTCGGCTCGTCCGCAACGCACTCGCGGATGCCGGCTGGCCGCCGACCGCGACGACGACCTGCTGGTCGCGGTACTCGACGAGGTCATCTACCTCCTGGACACCGCCTGTGAAGCCCCGGTCGACGTCGAGCTTCAGGACTTCGACAATGGCGTCGAGGTGTGTTTCGCGATGGCGGATGCGGGCACCCTTCCGCAAGTGGGTGCCGTACCCAAGGCGGTGTCGCTCAACGATCTTTGCCTGACGTCAGGCCAAGACGGCTGGCGGTGCTCGGTAACCCTTGATGTGTGA
- a CDS encoding alpha/beta hydrolase family protein: MAAPIRDDAVQRWTGDMRQHTPVLAPLASLIRPFTKTGRYYARSWRDYLGHEPSDLPIARPSIALAAQAFRDEIALLGLRVHRPISEPRVFQRITDEVVAALRFYGRQGWLDHPERFFTAPPLLTSVTIRPVKHGRRSFERIVFDSGYAPGMGEPGRERWLSYAANTREYALMLRHREPRPWLVCVHGAEMGRGGLDLTLFRAWHLHQDLGLNVVLPVLPMHGPRARGLPKGAAFPGEDVLDDAHAAAQAVWDIRRLLSWIRSQQPKSPVGLNGMSLGGYIAALVASVEDGLTCAILGIPVADLVEILARHADLSHDDPRLDTVAMAGPIGRMLSPLSLTPRVPMRSRFIYAGVADQLVHPREQVVRLWEHWGKPEIVWYQGGHTGFFRSRPVQRFIDDALVQSGLVDRWRPHSST, encoded by the coding sequence ATGGCAGCACCGATCCGCGATGACGCTGTCCAACGATGGACGGGCGACATGCGTCAGCACACCCCGGTGTTGGCGCCATTGGCAAGTCTTATCAGGCCGTTCACCAAGACCGGCCGCTACTACGCGCGATCGTGGCGCGATTATCTCGGCCACGAGCCAAGTGATCTTCCGATTGCGCGACCGTCCATCGCGCTTGCCGCTCAAGCGTTCCGCGACGAGATCGCCCTACTTGGGCTCCGGGTTCATCGGCCGATCAGCGAACCCCGCGTATTCCAACGAATCACCGACGAAGTGGTTGCGGCGCTGCGGTTCTACGGGCGCCAGGGGTGGTTAGATCACCCGGAACGGTTCTTCACAGCACCTCCGCTGCTGACCAGCGTCACGATCCGGCCGGTGAAGCACGGCAGACGCTCGTTTGAACGCATCGTGTTCGACAGTGGCTACGCACCGGGAATGGGCGAACCGGGGCGCGAACGGTGGTTGAGCTACGCCGCCAACACCCGCGAGTACGCGCTAATGCTCCGACACCGCGAGCCACGACCCTGGCTGGTGTGCGTGCACGGGGCCGAAATGGGCCGGGGCGGCCTCGACCTGACGCTATTCCGGGCCTGGCACCTACATCAGGATCTCGGCCTCAACGTCGTCTTGCCCGTCCTTCCCATGCACGGACCCCGCGCACGTGGCTTGCCGAAGGGCGCGGCCTTCCCCGGCGAGGATGTGTTGGACGACGCCCACGCGGCCGCTCAGGCGGTGTGGGACATCCGGCGGTTGCTGTCATGGATACGTTCGCAGCAGCCGAAATCGCCGGTTGGCTTGAATGGCATGTCGCTCGGGGGTTACATCGCAGCACTGGTCGCCAGTGTCGAAGATGGCCTCACGTGCGCGATTCTCGGGATTCCGGTGGCCGATCTGGTCGAAATCCTGGCACGCCACGCCGACCTCAGTCACGACGACCCGCGCCTTGACACGGTCGCGATGGCCGGACCCATCGGGCGGATGCTGTCGCCGTTATCGCTTACTCCCCGGGTGCCGATGCGTAGCCGCTTCATCTACGCCGGGGTCGCCGACCAACTCGTGCATCCACGTGAGCAAGTCGTCCGGCTGTGGGAGCACTGGGGCAAACCGGAAATCGTGTGGTACCAGGGTGGCCACACCGGATTCTTCCGCTCCCGACCGGTGCAACGGTTCATCGATGATGCGCTTGTGCAGTCGGGGCTCGTTGATCGATGGCGTCCACATTCGTCGACCTGA
- a CDS encoding DUF1918 domain-containing protein: MKADVGDWLVVKGTTTELADQRGLIIEVHGENGSPPYVVRWQATGHEATVFPGSDAIVVTAAEQQQADTRPKSRFA, from the coding sequence ATGAAGGCTGACGTTGGCGACTGGCTGGTGGTCAAGGGCACAACAACCGAGTTGGCCGATCAGCGTGGGCTGATCATCGAGGTGCACGGGGAAAACGGTTCACCGCCGTACGTGGTGCGGTGGCAGGCTACCGGGCACGAGGCCACCGTGTTTCCTGGCTCGGATGCGATTGTCGTCACGGCCGCCGAACAGCAGCAGGCTGACACGCGGCCGAAGTCCCGGTTCGCGTAG
- a CDS encoding DUF5709 domain-containing protein, whose translation MSTADNGMGSSTGEYSVEDDDQLQPADTLIDGGVDDVLDEGYSPPERPYGRGSIGTSRESLDQLLAEEVPDPATRLNVLFDQNEQQRSDEAERDAEFPEQGEVGRARAGRLIAPDHGFGEHVEPELLAEDVGINGGAASAEEAAVHIIEDADY comes from the coding sequence ATGAGCACTGCGGATAATGGTATGGGGTCGTCGACAGGTGAATACAGCGTGGAAGACGACGACCAACTCCAGCCAGCGGATACCCTCATCGACGGCGGCGTCGACGACGTACTCGACGAGGGTTATTCGCCGCCCGAACGACCGTACGGACGTGGCTCCATCGGCACTTCGCGTGAAAGTTTGGACCAGCTGCTTGCGGAGGAAGTACCGGATCCTGCAACGCGGCTAAACGTTCTGTTCGACCAAAATGAGCAACAACGCTCCGACGAGGCCGAACGTGACGCCGAGTTTCCAGAGCAAGGCGAGGTGGGACGCGCGCGTGCGGGTCGACTTATCGCACCGGACCACGGGTTCGGCGAACACGTAGAGCCAGAGCTGCTGGCCGAGGACGTCGGAATCAACGGAGGCGCCGCGTCCGCCGAGGAGGCCGCGGTGCACATCATCGAGGATGCGGACTACTAA
- a CDS encoding pyridoxamine 5'-phosphate oxidase family protein, translating into MTAREVVDLDRTDAMRLLASVDHGRVVFTDKALPAIRPVNHLVDDGRVIVRTRLTAKVATAVRFSADAGEVVAYQADNLDPQRRVGWSVVITGLAKIVDDPAQIARYAQLLRPWVNKVMDTVIAIEPQIVTGMRIVADE; encoded by the coding sequence GTGACGGCCCGCGAGGTTGTCGACCTCGATCGGACCGATGCTATGCGTCTGCTAGCCAGCGTGGACCACGGACGAGTGGTGTTCACTGACAAGGCGTTACCTGCGATTCGGCCGGTCAACCACCTCGTCGACGACGGTAGGGTGATCGTGCGCACTCGGCTCACCGCCAAGGTCGCGACGGCCGTACGATTCAGCGCCGATGCCGGCGAGGTCGTGGCTTACCAGGCCGACAATCTCGACCCACAGCGGCGGGTGGGCTGGAGTGTCGTCATCACCGGGCTGGCGAAAATCGTCGACGACCCCGCACAGATTGCCCGCTATGCGCAGCTGTTGCGTCCATGGGTGAACAAGGTGATGGACACGGTGATCGCGATCGAACCCCAAATCGTCACCGGTATGCGCATCGTTGCCGACGAGTGA
- a CDS encoding sigma 54 modulation/S30EA ribosomal C-terminal domain-containing protein, whose protein sequence is MAAPEPPSVEESPDVVVASRGRITALEADRLKDAISGLLTLRGITGGARVRVTGGNCDRGPIVVQVNLQVGGTAARVQAVTSREQEVLPAIARLDRQIGRLSEPWRPRPWPDRTRRALAGAGDGVITRRKAYELQRATPIQAVAVMDAMDYDAHLFTDADSGEDAVVYRAGPSGLRLARQRRMHPPVLSHGDSSTFVPLIVNPRPTPTLTETAAMDRMRAYGPAFLFFTDAATGRGRLLYRRYDGNLGLITPITVDIEGGST, encoded by the coding sequence GTGGCTGCACCCGAGCCGCCGTCGGTAGAAGAGTCTCCCGACGTTGTTGTGGCATCCCGCGGGCGGATCACCGCGCTGGAGGCCGATCGCCTGAAGGATGCGATCAGCGGTCTGTTGACGCTGCGCGGTATCACCGGCGGCGCCCGTGTACGGGTGACCGGGGGAAACTGCGATCGCGGACCGATAGTGGTGCAAGTGAACCTGCAAGTGGGCGGCACCGCCGCCCGTGTACAGGCGGTCACGTCGAGAGAACAGGAGGTGCTGCCCGCGATCGCCAGGCTGGATCGTCAGATCGGGCGGTTGTCGGAGCCATGGCGTCCTCGACCCTGGCCCGACCGGACTCGCCGCGCGTTGGCAGGTGCCGGCGACGGTGTGATCACCCGCCGCAAGGCGTACGAGTTGCAGCGCGCCACGCCGATCCAGGCCGTGGCCGTCATGGACGCTATGGACTACGACGCGCACTTATTCACCGATGCCGACTCCGGCGAGGATGCCGTCGTCTACCGGGCCGGGCCGTCGGGGCTAAGGCTGGCACGTCAGCGCCGGATGCATCCACCGGTCTTGTCGCATGGCGATTCTTCGACATTCGTACCACTCATCGTGAATCCGCGTCCCACACCGACTCTCACCGAAACCGCCGCGATGGATCGGATGCGCGCCTACGGTCCGGCGTTTCTGTTCTTCACCGACGCGGCCACCGGCCGGGGTCGGCTGCTGTACCGCCGCTACGACGGCAACCTCGGGCTCATCACTCCGATAACCGTCGACATTGAGGGCGGTTCAACGTGA
- a CDS encoding ATP-binding protein — protein MVSYLDDSSRFSRTRVAADALTATRTRVEFGSWLQRHFTLSAERFSDLLLAVNEALANAAEFAYADAPRGGTMDVNAAYDFDSDTLAVTVSDHGRWRVPELPTVGTSPYSIRGRGIPLMRALADEATIDATPHGTQVTLTWIHLMQSSRSTA, from the coding sequence ATGGTTTCCTACCTCGATGACTCTTCTCGGTTCTCGCGGACGCGCGTTGCCGCGGACGCGCTCACCGCTACTCGGACCCGAGTCGAGTTCGGCAGTTGGCTGCAAAGACATTTCACGCTCAGCGCGGAACGCTTTAGCGACCTGCTGCTGGCGGTAAACGAAGCGCTTGCAAACGCCGCCGAATTCGCATACGCCGACGCCCCGCGGGGCGGAACAATGGATGTCAACGCAGCCTACGACTTCGATTCCGACACCCTCGCGGTGACCGTCAGTGATCACGGCCGCTGGCGGGTTCCCGAGCTGCCCACGGTGGGAACGTCCCCATATTCGATCCGGGGCCGCGGTATCCCGTTGATGCGGGCGCTCGCCGACGAGGCCACCATCGACGCCACACCACACGGAACCCAAGTCACCTTGACCTGGATCCACCTGATGCAATCGTCGAGATCCACCGCATAG
- a CDS encoding STAS domain-containing protein: MIEQSGAPGDSRAFGIAERQVDRAIVLTVSGEVDMLTAPRLDAAIHTALAAKPPTLIVDLSKVEFLASAGISVLVAAHAEALPRTRFAVVADAAATSRPIKLMGIDAVVPLYRELDSALSGNTDYA; encoded by the coding sequence ATGATTGAACAGTCCGGCGCTCCAGGCGACTCGAGAGCGTTTGGAATCGCGGAACGCCAGGTAGATCGCGCGATAGTGCTCACCGTCTCAGGTGAGGTGGACATGCTGACTGCGCCGCGGCTGGACGCGGCGATACACACGGCGCTGGCCGCCAAGCCCCCAACCCTGATCGTTGATCTCTCGAAAGTGGAATTCCTCGCCTCGGCCGGCATAAGTGTCCTGGTAGCTGCTCACGCTGAGGCGCTGCCGCGGACTCGATTCGCGGTCGTCGCGGACGCCGCGGCCACCAGCCGGCCGATCAAACTCATGGGAATCGACGCGGTGGTCCCGCTGTACCGCGAACTCGATAGCGCGCTAAGCGGCAACACCGATTACGCGTGA
- a CDS encoding alpha/beta fold hydrolase, translating to MSTIDISAGTIHYEATGPENGRPVVFVHGYLMGGQLWRQVSERLAGRGLRCIAPTWPLGAHPQPLRPGTDRTITGVARIVAEVLAALDLDDVVLVGNDTGGVVTQLVAVHHPERLGALVLTSCDAFEHFPPPILKPVIVAAKSKTLFRAVSQAMRVPTARRRAYAGLAHRDIDDLVQTWVRPGLSDPSIAEDLRQFTLSLRREVTMGVAARLPEFDKPALIAWSADDVFFALDDGKRLAATIPNARLEVIEGARTFSMVDQPDRLADLLSTIAVSA from the coding sequence ATGTCGACGATCGACATTAGTGCCGGAACCATCCATTACGAAGCAACCGGACCCGAGAACGGTAGACCTGTCGTGTTCGTCCACGGGTACCTGATGGGTGGTCAGCTGTGGCGGCAGGTCAGCGAACGACTCGCGGGGCGCGGTTTGCGCTGCATCGCCCCCACGTGGCCACTCGGCGCCCATCCACAACCGCTACGCCCAGGCACCGACCGAACCATCACCGGCGTCGCCCGCATCGTCGCCGAGGTACTGGCCGCGCTCGACCTCGATGACGTGGTACTGGTGGGCAACGACACCGGCGGCGTCGTCACCCAACTGGTCGCCGTGCACCACCCCGAGCGTCTTGGAGCGCTGGTGCTCACGAGTTGCGATGCGTTTGAACACTTTCCGCCACCAATTCTCAAACCGGTGATCGTGGCAGCCAAATCGAAGACGCTGTTCCGGGCCGTGAGCCAGGCGATGCGGGTGCCGACCGCGCGCCGGCGCGCCTATGCCGGCCTCGCCCACCGCGACATCGACGATCTCGTCCAGACCTGGGTGCGTCCGGGCCTATCCGATCCCTCGATTGCCGAGGACCTACGCCAGTTCACGCTGTCGCTGCGCCGGGAAGTCACCATGGGCGTCGCCGCCCGGTTGCCTGAGTTCGACAAGCCGGCGCTTATCGCATGGTCTGCCGACGACGTGTTCTTTGCGCTCGACGACGGTAAACGACTGGCCGCGACCATTCCGAACGCCCGTCTCGAGGTCATTGAGGGAGCTCGGACGTTCTCGATGGTGGACCAGCCCGACCGACTCGCCGATCTGCTGTCGACAATCGCGGTGTCCGCCTAA
- a CDS encoding TetR/AcrR family transcriptional regulator: MEIKRRTQVERSAATREALISAARKLWGLRGYAEVGTPEIAKEAGLTRGAMYHQFADKAALFRGVVEAVEQDVMARMATLVASSGAATPADAIRAAVDAWLEVSGDPEVRQLILLDAPAVLGWAGFREVAQRYSLGMTEQLLAEAIRAGQLARQPVRLLATVMIGALDEAAMAIATADDPKRARREIRQVLRRLIDGMLDD; this comes from the coding sequence ATGGAAATCAAGAGGCGCACCCAGGTCGAGCGCTCCGCGGCAACGCGTGAGGCGTTGATATCGGCTGCCCGCAAGCTGTGGGGCCTACGTGGATATGCCGAGGTCGGAACGCCCGAGATCGCCAAGGAAGCCGGGCTGACCCGCGGTGCGATGTATCACCAGTTCGCCGACAAGGCGGCGCTTTTCCGAGGTGTGGTCGAGGCGGTGGAGCAGGACGTAATGGCCCGCATGGCCACCTTGGTGGCCTCGTCGGGAGCGGCGACGCCCGCCGATGCGATCCGGGCCGCGGTCGACGCGTGGCTTGAGGTGTCCGGCGACCCCGAGGTGCGTCAGCTGATCCTGCTGGACGCCCCCGCCGTGCTCGGCTGGGCCGGTTTCCGCGAGGTCGCCCAGCGCTACAGCCTGGGCATGACCGAACAGTTGCTTGCCGAGGCCATCCGGGCGGGCCAGTTGGCACGTCAACCGGTGCGGCTGCTGGCAACCGTGATGATCGGCGCGCTCGACGAGGCGGCCATGGCCATCGCCACCGCCGACGATCCCAAGCGGGCCCGTCGCGAGATCAGGCAAGTGCTGCGCCGGCTTATCGACGGGATGCTCGACGACTAA